In Centropristis striata isolate RG_2023a ecotype Rhode Island chromosome 5, C.striata_1.0, whole genome shotgun sequence, a single genomic region encodes these proteins:
- the pnpla1 gene encoding patatin-like phospholipase domain-containing protein 2 — protein sequence MAPGVHNCPRREVPSISFSGSGFMATYQLGVAQCFVNYAPWMLRTAPCVLGASAGSLVAAAVACEMSLITIRDEMLHFAKQMKAFTLGPFNPSVNVFHWLECILRKHVPDDAYKLANGRLSVSMTRLSDGKHIIMSEFQSKEDIVQALLCSCFVPVYCGMLPPSLKGEYYVDGGFSNMQPILAVANGQTLTVSPFSGEIDICPADTPCMWDMVVSGTA from the exons ATGGCGCCAGGAGTTCACAATTGCCCTCGTCGTGAAGTTCCTTCCATCTCTTTCTCTGGATCTGGATTCATGGCCACCTACCAGTTAGGGGTCGCCCAGTGCTTTGTGAACTATGCACCCTGGATGCTGCGCACAGCACCTTGTGTCTTGGGTGCATCTGCTGGGTCTCTGGTAGCAGCTGCTGTAGCCTGTGAAATGAGCCTAA TTACTATTCGGGATGAGATGCTGCATTTTGCCAAACAGATGAAGGCTTTTACACTTGGACCATTTAACCCCTCAGTCAATGTTTTCCACTGGTTAGAGTGTATTTTACGTAAACATGTTCCTGATGATGCTTACAAACTGGCCAACGGGCGTCTTTCTGTGTCAATGACAcggctgtctgatggcaagcaCATCATCATGTCAGAGTTTCAGTCCAAAGAGGATATTGTGCAG GCTTTGCTATGCAGCTGCTTTGTGCCTGTGTACTGCGGTATGCTGCCCCCTTCCCTCAAAGGAGAA TATTATGTGGACGGGGGCTTCAGCAACATGCAGCCAATTCTGGCTGTAGCCAACGGTCAAACCTTGACGGTGTCCCCGTTCTCTGGAGAGATAGATATCTGTCCCGCAGACACACCTTGCATGTGGGACATGGTGGTTAGTGGCACGGCC